From Oncorhynchus nerka isolate Pitt River linkage group LG1, Oner_Uvic_2.0, whole genome shotgun sequence, the proteins below share one genomic window:
- the LOC115128189 gene encoding B- and T-lymphocyte attenuator-like, with the protein MDPPWSDHILLVLCLLLLVCIHGNAQGPCEIEVPIKRNTVWYAVPQKRLTINCPVKHCGETLRVTWCKFDDANCKQVNETEQVKIGWKPLDRGSENRIAFLDFKKISMNDDGSYRCGMAGNKSSIVSHAINVSVSDINLKMTSTADHNTNNSPNAKHDEKYLSWLPYAYICVGIVLLVVVVTAISFLYLYGCKGPTRSTNNGIKEQAAPCPDLSSCSKGTCASSPFTPNPAHSDNLYNNGPYAKHINRASAHSLLMTNGTLPSSDITAGSQGSNHLVYASLNHQTPRGSPKPPHIPTPHDECSEYAAIRVH; encoded by the exons ATGGACCCACCGTGGTCTGACCACATCCTGCtggtcctctgtctcctcctcctggtCTGCATCCATGGCAATGCTCAAG GCCCATGTGAAATTGAGGTGCCAATCAAAAGAAACACTGTTTGGTATGCTGTCCCTCAGAAACGGCTGACAATCAACTGCCCTGTGAAACATTGTGGGGAAACCTTACGTGTCACCTGGTGTAAATTTGACGACGCCAACTGCAAACAAGTCAATGAGACAGAGCAAGTCAAAATTGGATGGAAACCATTGGATAGAGGGTCAGAAAATCGTATTGCATTTTTGGATTTTAAGAAGATATCTATGAATGACGATGGTTCGTACAGATGTGGAATGGCTGGGAATAAATCATCAATTGTTAGCCATgctatcaatgtctctgtctcag ATATCAACCTGAAAATGACTAGCACAGCAGACCACAACACAA ACAACTCACCAAATGCAAAGCATGATGAGAAATATCTGAGCTGGCTGCCGTATGCTTACATCTGTGTGGGAATAGTACTGCTGGTGGTCGTGGTGACAGCAATCTCCTTCCTCTATCTCTATGGATGTAAAG GACCAACAAGGTCAACAAATAACGGCATAAAGGAGCAG GCAGCACCATGTCCAGACCTCTCCTCCTGCTCTAAGGGAACCTGTGCATCATCACCATTCACACCAAACCCTGCCCACTCTGACAATCTCTACAACAATGGTCCCTATGCCAAACACATCAACAGGGCATCGGCACACAGCCTCCTGATGACAAACGGAActctgccttcctctgacatcacaGCTGGAAGTCAAGGGTCAAACCACCTTGTGTACGCTAGCCTGAACCACCAGACCCCTAGAGGGTCCCCGAAACCCCCCCATATTCCAACCCCCCATGATGAATGCTCAGAGTATGCAGCCATCCGAGTCCACTGA